The sequence AAGCTTTCACCTTTAGAATAGAACTTGGGGTTTGTCACCTGGTTTCTCCATTTCAGCTCCTCAATGGCAGCTCTCAATCTCTCCCAGGTCCAAACCCCGCACACCCATTAGCAGTTtctgagctctctctctctctctctctcttcagtcCTCCAGAATATCATgaaatttccatttctcaagCAAATCCCACATCAAGATTCCACTCCCATTGCCATTTCATAGCTTCCTGATCTGTTTCTGATATGCAAAACCCACTTTGCTAACCAAATCCCACATACCCAATttcactctcactctcactgAGCCAGTCCTCAACAAAATCCCAGATACAAATGTCATAACCCATTTTTCCAAATCCAGCATAAACCTCTCTTCTGTATCTTGGAATGCCAAAATCTgtagaaaaccaaaatgaacCCAATACACAGAGCTTTAAGATCTGTACAAGGCTCTATCTCTGGCCACATTTAGCAACACCGATAAACCCTTTTAGCGATTTTGTTCTTGTGCCAATGAAGCGCTCGGTTCGTCCGTTGTTTAGCCTTCTTATACTCATTGTGTTCGCTGCTACGCTGAGCTGTCGAACCGCGGTTCGCCATAGCTTGAGTTCGATTGAGCTTGAAAAGAAGGTACTAATCCAACCACCAAAGCCAGTGTTCAATGCCACTCTGCTCAAATACGCTGCCGTTGATGCAAGCGAAGCTCAAGCCAAGCAGGAAATAGAGCAACTGTTGGAGGGTAACTTTGCTAGTCTTGGTAGGTACAGGACTTTTGCTTCTTGGAGACGATTTAATCAccatgatatcagagcaaggACCTCCGTTGGCTTACCGGTAATGCTTCGCTCTCCTCAATTCTATCGTTATTGGTTGGATTTTAGGAGAGTTTTGAGTGACTGGTCAAGAAACAAACGGTTTCACCCTGATGTTATGTTGGATTTAGTTAGGCTTGTTAGATATCCCATTGATAGGCACAATGGTTTGGTGGATTCAGAACAACGACGCTATTCCTCGTGTGCAGTTGTTGGGAATAGTGGGATCTTGTTGAAGAGTAATCATGGTGCTCTAATTGATAGTCATGAGGTAGTAATTCGATTGAACAATGCGAGGATTCAGGGTTTTGAGGGGAAAGTTGGgtcgaaaacaaatatttcGTTTGTAAATAGTAACATTTTGCATCTTTGTGCTAGGAGAGATGGTTGTTTTTGCCACCCTTACGGACTTAATGTGCCTATGATTATGTACATTTGTCAACCGCTGCATTTCTTCGATTACACGGTATGTAATATATCACACAAAGTGCCTTTGCTCGTGACTGATCCTCGGTTTGATGTGTTGTGTGCAAGGATTGTGAAGTACTATTCATTGAAACGGTTTGTGGAGGAGACGGGGAAGTCGTTTGATCAGTGGGGGGCTGTTCATGATGGTGCTATGTTTCATTACTCTTCTGGTATGCAAGCTATTATGCTTGCTTTGGGAATTTGTGACAAAGTTAGTGTATTTGGATTTGGGAAGTCGGATTCAGCTAAGCATCATTATCATACAAATCAAAAGGCTGAGCTTCGGCTGCACGATTATCAGGCAGAGTACGATTTCTATCGCGATCTAGTCGAGAGACCACAGGTAATACCGTTCATTTCAGACAAGTTCAAGATTCCTCCTGTGGTTCTATATCAATGACATCTTGCCAGTTGAATCATATGTTTTTGTGGAATTAGTTGATGTGTTCTCGGTTGCAATTGTTGCATTCTTGTTGTAATAGTAGTCTCCCCAAAAGATACAGTCAAAGAAAAGCACAATTGTTGAAGATGTATGTTTCATACTTTGACCCTGTACTATCAAAGATAGTTTTGGGAAATATAATTTGTAAAATTGGAATCCAGATCAGGTACTCATTTGCTCTTTTTGAACTTTCTCGACTTGAATTATTGGGAATTATTGCATAATTAGGATATCTTTGGATTGTCAAACGTAAAACAGCTTTAAGCCATTGTTATAGAGGTTTCAACAGACATTTGGCCTGGATTGAAACTTATGGTTCTGTTTCTGTTGAATTAGATCACTGGTTTGACAAGTTCTTCCTTTACCATGTTGTCTTCATTGCATCAGTTTTGAACTTGGATTTGCTTTTATTGAAGGCCTTTGAATAGTTATTGAGAAGATATCCATTGATTGACTGGGGAAACCACTGATTGTACTGTTATGCATTGGTCTCTATGTTTGCACATATGCCAAAACAAGGCGTAAGGTTTTGTTATGTTACTCTATATTTGCAACTTATCATACAGATATTGAAAGAAAACATCCAAATTACATAACTACAAAATAGCTAGTCCGCCCCCCTTTGAGGCCTCATATTCAGATGCGTTAAAACTCCAAGATGCCATGCACCATACAGATCGACTAAAAAGGAAGTGATGATATTATATACAACAAAAGCTCATCCACATTTCCTTCCCTCTCCCATCCCCATAAAGAGGACAGCAGAACAGCCAGAAAGATCTATAAAAACTTCTTCACTCGGTTCCATCACCGCATTCTTCTCTTCATACTTCACACCCACCAAGAACCTGATGCTTACCTGCAAGAAAAGGACATGACAAACGATTCAACATGATTCAACAACTGAAGAAACTGACCGCAACATCCTTCTAATTATACCTGTTTCGGATCATACACGGCATACTCATTGTATTCGAGAATGCTGTCTTTATTATCTGAAGGCACTAAGCGACCACAAGGAACTTTGATGTCATCTTGCCAGACGAAGTGCTCTGATTCATCCGTCTTCTTCCTACCCAAGCCCTTCACTCCGACTTTCTTCTCCTCTAACGACTTGGCGTCCTGTCCCATTGAATTCCAGAAGATTTGTAAGGATACACCTCATTCTTAGGAACTTCGTAATAAAAACCATATTTTCATACCTCAGGTGGGCTCTTGATTTCAATAATCTCATCTTCCAGAGAAGCCACAGCCAAGACCAAGAATCCTTCTGGCCTATCCACAGCAGTAAAACCATACCTAGTAGCTTCTGCAGCAGCGTCAGAGCACACAATAGCCTTGCCAAACTGTAAGCCAAAACCCATAGCATCGATTTACAATTAGAAGTTTAATCACATTAAGCCTGCACTGAAATATCAATAGGAAACCATCATACCATATAGCCTGGGACAGGGAGAGAGCATATTGCAGGCAAGAAACCTCTATGCAAGTGCCTCAACAGATTGGAGCTCTGTGTTCCTGCAGCCATCCGTAAATGAAAGGAGTAAAAAACTCGTTCGGGTTGTAAAGCAGTGATGGGGGTTTATTTAGAAAAGTGGgagtttgttttatttaccAAGGCTTACTGCAGCTCTGATGTAAATCTTTCCTTTTAAGTAGAAACTTTGTTGAGttttttctatgttttctTAGTTTGAAAGTAACCTCTTAATCACCTCAAGGGATTCTCTttcaaggaaagaaaaaagactaAGCATCTTACCACACCATAAGAGGACTTTGTTTGGTAGCTTCTTTATTTCGTCTACTGATGGACAGGCACTTGATTCGACAACGAATATGTTGTCAACAGAGACCTTATATTCCTGAAAAGAATTGACAAATCAGTACATATCCTTGTGTACAGACATCCAGTGAATATACATAACACAACGACTAGAAACTTTTATAAACTTGAATGCTTACAACATCCCCAACTTTGACAGGTTCATAGGTTGTCTCAAGGTACTTCAGAATCATCTTGTAATCATCAGATTCCTTATCCAGTGGAGAAATGGAGCAGCCCATTTTGTTATACCGTTCAGACAAGGGGTCATCAAGAGTAGATCCACCCATGTCTCCTATAAGATGTGAAGCCACGGTTATGTCCCGAGTAGTCTCGAGTGCAGCTGCAGCCTACAACATTTGGAAAGATATGATTTAGTAAGATGGACGTTCCAAATATCAAGCAGGTGACACATGATTTGGCTCTGCTTACATTATCTGCAAGTTCCTGAAAGTCCTTGAAGATAAAAGGCCGGGTAGAGTGCATGAGGGTGAACCATCTTTGGCTAAAATCTGACCAGACAGCCTTGGCCTTTGGCCCTGTATCCTTCATTGATTTCAACGTCTCCACGAACTTTTGAAGAACCTCCTCACCTGAATACATACCCAGTTTGTGAGAGATGGGACAAGGGAGGCACGAAATAGAAGTTCCTTACATCTTTTTAAGTGGGCATCAGAAAGCATCCCCATTGGTAATTCGGGGGGGTCGTATCCCATCTCCATCAAAGCATATCTACATTCAAAATAGAGGTTTCAGTATTTGTTGTGCAAAGATAATTGTAGTCCGAGACCTGGAACAGAATCGTACTTGTAAATCTCCTGACTGCATAAGACCTTCATGAAATTTGCAACCACAGGCTCAAGTTTGCAATGTGTGGCAGCAACACCCAATTGGTGAAGACCAAGTCCTCCATGTCTCACATCAACTCCATCATCCTATTCAGAGTAAAGAAGGTTTCACGTGGCAGAATAATattacaaacaaaagaaaacggGATATGGTACCATGTCTATCGGGTAAAACTTCAATGGCTtcttttggattttcttttctctttcccaCGGTTCAAACTCATTTCCAGTTACTTCCTCAAAGAGCCTCACAAACTCCTTCACAGCAGCTTCCACGTTCTCCCATTCTTCAAGCCTCTCCTCTGCATTGGGATCATCACCAACTTTCCCTTTCTTATAGTACAAATTCAGGTTGCTCTCTGGTACTGAAATCAGTTGCATGACAGAATAACTGCACAACCAAACTTCGCCATAAGATCAACTGACATAACATCTAAGCTTATATAGCTTAAGAAGAATAGGTCTAAATTACTCGTTCAGTTTTTTCCCCAGATCACAACGAGAGAAGGCACAGTTGTACAATATGCCATCTTTCTCAAAGATTTTCCCGCCTCGCTCCTGCAATTTCGTATCTTTGTGGACACCTCTCTTCCCATAAAGCTTCAGCTGCACTCAGATGATATTGCAGTGAATACAAAAATACTCCGAATATGAAATTTTCTAGTGGGGTACTAtctttagaaattttttagggGGAATTATATACTTCTGCTGAAAGGGATTCAAGTGCCTCTTCACTTGGATCCATTTTGTCCCACGGAATTCCTTTGCCATCAGGAGCAAGATCAGTGACAATATCATACGCTTCGAGAGGCTGGGGTTCTTGTTTTTCAATGCTGTCTTTCAACCATGCTTCACTTACTACAGGTATCCCTCTTTCCCTGCAAAAGGATTAGAACCTGTAAGGTATCCCTCCTTCATGGGTGCATAGTCACATGCATGGCAATTTCTACACGAAATATGTTGTCAAGAAGAACAATTTCCCCTCTATGGGCAAAAGACTAGCAATAGACTCGCCAAGGAAACCTAGTATATAGCTTGTAAGATATATTCAATGCTTAGGGCCAAGGGAAGAATTCTATACGCACATTGCTTCTGCAAGTTTAGAGGAGCCACCTTGCTCTCGCTCCGCAGGAGATGCAATGAGGCAAGTTACACCTGCAAAGGTTGTAATAAAAATGGAAGTACAGACAATAGACAAAGTACGCTTTATCTGCTGCAATCCAAATATCAACAAGATGTATAAGAGAATTACCAATCACATGGTTGGCAACCTTTCCTCcatgtttttctatttcttttctccaGTATTGCTGCGTATTTAAAACAAATCAGTAAGTAACGGAAATTGACAAAGACGACTTGTCTTGCTTTCTCAAGTGTGCTACATACATGAGATGCAGAAAGACGGCCCATAAGAGACATCGACATCCCAGTAAAAGGCTTGTCCGGGATGCTTAGAACCTTCCTAGGCCGGCGACTTGGGTCCTCATATTTCTTTATCAACTACACCACAGAGAGAGCTCACAAGTTAACATGTATAGTGGGGGCATAGCATATCAGATGCGAAGAGAAGAGGGTGTGGATGAAAATTCGAATTACATCGGAGGCAGGAGAGTTCAGGATACTATCTGGTAACTTAATTGGTTCTTGTTTCCTTGCTGGATCCTTTGTGCTATATGTACAAGACGCCCATTCACTATAAGATCCAGTGCAAAAATAGCGTATACCAGTGAACTCCAAATTTCCATTGCAAGCTGGGCATTTATCTAATGGCCCATAAAACAGCAAGTCTTGGCTGTCGAAACAATAAGTTcgaaaaacaattataaacATCATGCGAAAAAGCTGCCCACACTGAAATTTGTACATCATTATGTCTATGCATTTGTTTATGCGCCAATAAGTGTGCGGGTTCCTGTGATCAACAAAAATGGACTAACCATTTTCGAAGGACATTAGCATCGGAGCCAGAGGAGTCTTGGCCATTAGCTTCCAAGATTTCTCGCATTTGTTCAGTTGACAGGTTATCTTTGACTGCTGTGCAGACCTTCTCAAACTCAGCAACTATGTCCTCTGAAGATTTACGATTTGCATGGCCATTGCCACCTTCAGACTTGGGCTTCTTCGGAGACTGCTCTGCTTCATGTGCCTtgttctctgccttttgcttccTTGTCA comes from Prunus dulcis chromosome 6, ALMONDv2, whole genome shotgun sequence and encodes:
- the LOC117630249 gene encoding protein ADP-ribosyltransferase PARP3-like, giving the protein MELLILSSALDPGNGFKSFKIDDICKLAEKFYPQDFTVKELSLLRCQLELFEFEVHQHDLDIFQNMSTLSELCQVLLKPDKAKAYYLINRLIRLVLTLPVSTATTERAFSAMKHVKTVLRNKMEDEYLPDSIIVYIEKALYVDIDSDSIIKDFDTLKERRTSKLAGGVCISLRKIEQQRHLGCNKGNRVSLNTSNLSHIPLSESKGLISLLNVIKVHETRSHSHPNTEEDKVMTRKQKAENKAHEAEQSPKKPKSEGGNGHANRKSSEDIVAEFEKVCTAVKDNLSTEQMREILEANGQDSSGSDANVLRKCQDLLFYGPLDKCPACNGNLEFTGIRYFCTGSYSEWASCTYSTKDPARKQEPIKLPDSILNSPASDLIKKYEDPSRRPRKVLSIPDKPFTGMSMSLMGRLSASHQYWRKEIEKHGGKVANHVIGVTCLIASPAEREQGGSSKLAEAMERGIPVVSEAWLKDSIEKQEPQPLEAYDIVTDLAPDGKGIPWDKMDPSEEALESLSAELKLYGKRGVHKDTKLQERGGKIFEKDGILYNCAFSRCDLGKKLNDYSVMQLISVPESNLNLYYKKGKVGDDPNAEERLEEWENVEAAVKEFVRLFEEVTGNEFEPWEREKKIQKKPLKFYPIDMDDGVDVRHGGLGLHQLGVAATHCKLEPVVANFMKVLCSQEIYKYALMEMGYDPPELPMGMLSDAHLKRCEEVLQKFVETLKSMKDTGPKAKAVWSDFSQRWFTLMHSTRPFIFKDFQELADNAAAALETTRDITVASHLIGDMGGSTLDDPLSERYNKMGCSISPLDKESDDYKMILKYLETTYEPVKVGDVEYKVSVDNIFVVESSACPSVDEIKKLPNKVLLWCGTQSSNLLRHLHRGFLPAICSLPVPGYMFGKAIVCSDAAAEATRYGFTAVDRPEGFLVLAVASLEDEIIEIKSPPEDAKSLEEKKVGVKGLGRKKTDESEHFVWQDDIKVPCGRLVPSDNKDSILEYNEYAVYDPKQVSIRFLVGVKYEEKNAVMEPSEEVFIDLSGCSAVLFMGMGEGRKCG
- the LOC117631773 gene encoding beta-1,6-galactosyltransferase GALT29A-like, producing MPKSVENQNEPNTQSFKICTRLYLWPHLATPINPFSDFVLVPMKRSVRPLFSLLILIVFAATLSCRTAVRHSLSSIELEKKVLIQPPKPVFNATLLKYAAVDASEAQAKQEIEQLLEGNFASLGRYRTFASWRRFNHHDIRARTSVGLPVMLRSPQFYRYWLDFRRVLSDWSRNKRFHPDVMLDLVRLVRYPIDRHNGLVDSEQRRYSSCAVVGNSGILLKSNHGALIDSHEVVIRLNNARIQGFEGKVGSKTNISFVNSNILHLCARRDGCFCHPYGLNVPMIMYICQPLHFFDYTVCNISHKVPLLVTDPRFDVLCARIVKYYSLKRFVEETGKSFDQWGAVHDGAMFHYSSGMQAIMLALGICDKVSVFGFGKSDSAKHHYHTNQKAELRLHDYQAEYDFYRDLVERPQVIPFISDKFKIPPVVLYQ